A genomic window from Micromonospora sp. WMMA1947 includes:
- a CDS encoding TetR/AcrR family transcriptional regulator gives MAVEQQARGAAGAARRRSRRDEILEIAVGLFAARGYHGVSMDDIGAAAGVTGPALYHHFAGKEAMLVAALIPVSEGLLAGGRERAAGHPGDPRAALESLIDFHVDFALANPAVIALHLHELDRLPDEPRRRIRRLQRMYVEEWVTVLTALHPGLPDGEARVLAHAAFGLMNSTPFLGGEVDRRRRAELLRGATLAALLAPTDPT, from the coding sequence GTGGCGGTGGAACAGCAGGCACGGGGGGCGGCGGGCGCGGCCCGGCGCCGGTCCCGGCGGGACGAGATCCTGGAGATCGCGGTCGGCCTCTTCGCGGCGCGCGGCTACCACGGTGTGTCGATGGACGACATCGGCGCGGCGGCCGGGGTCACCGGGCCGGCGCTCTACCACCACTTCGCCGGCAAGGAGGCGATGCTCGTCGCCGCGCTGATCCCGGTGAGCGAGGGGTTGCTCGCGGGCGGGCGGGAACGCGCCGCCGGTCACCCGGGCGATCCGCGTGCCGCGCTGGAGTCGCTGATCGACTTCCACGTCGACTTCGCGCTGGCCAACCCGGCCGTGATCGCGTTGCACCTGCACGAACTGGACCGCCTCCCGGACGAGCCGCGCCGCCGGATCCGCCGGCTCCAGCGGATGTATGTCGAGGAATGGGTCACCGTGCTGACCGCGCTGCACCCCGGCCTGCCCGACGGCGAGGCCCGGGTGCTCGCCCACGCGGCGTTCGGTCTGATGAACTCGACCCCGTTCCTCGGTGGCGAGGTGGATCGCCGGCGCCGGGCCGAACTGCTGCGCGGCGCGACTCTTGCGGCCCTGCTCGCGCCCACCGACCCGACCTGA